TCGCGGCGAAGACGTCGAGGATCCAGCTCACGACCTCCACGACGCTCATCACGACGAACGACCCCGTGAAGATCGCCGAGGACTTCGCGATGCTCCAGCACGTCGCCGACGGCCGCGTCGACCTCATGCTCGGCCGCGGCAACACCGGGCCCGTCTACCCGTGGTTCGGCAAGGACATCCGCCAGGGCATCAACCTCGCCCTCGAGAACTACAACCTGCTGCACCGCCTGTGGCGCGAGGACTTCGTCGACTGGGAGGGCCAGTTCCGCACGCCGCTGCAGGGCTTCCAGTCGACGCCCCGCCCACTCGACGACGTGCCCCCGTTCGTCTGGCACGGCTCGATCCGCAGCCCCGAGATCGCTGAGCAGGCGGCGTACTACGGCGACGGCTTCTTCGCGAACCACATCTTCTGGCCCGCCTCGCACACCCAGCGCATGGTGGCCCTCTACCGCCAGCGGTTCGAGCACTACGAGCACGGCGCGGCCGAGCAGGCGATCGTCGGACTCGGCGGCCAGGTCTTCATGCGCAAGAACTCGCAGGACGCCGTGCGCGAGTTCCGCCCCTACTTCGACAACGCGCCGGTGTACGGCCACGGCCCGAGTCTCGAGGAGTTCACCTCGCAGACCCCGCTCACCGTCGGCAGCCCGCAGGAGGTCATCGACAAGACGCTCGGCTTCCGCGACTACGTCGGCGACTACCAGCGCCAGCTCTTCCTCATGGACCACGCCGGCCTGCCGCTGAAGACCGTGCTCGAGCAGCTCGACCTGCTCGGCTCCGAGGTCGTGCCGGTGCTGCGCAGGGAATTCGGCGAGAATCGCCCCGCGACGGTTCCGGATGCCCCGACGCACGACTCGCTCGTTGCTGCGCGCAACGCCGCGAAGGCCGCCGGTGACACGGGTGCAGCTCCGAAGGGCGCCGCGTTCGGCGCCGCGGCAGTGAAGGGAGCCTGACCATGACGACCCGTACCCTCGCCGTCGTGTCGGCCGGACTCAGCCAGCCCTCGTCGACGCGCATGCTCGCCGACAAGCTGAGCGACGCCACCGTCGCAAAGCTGGCCGAGCAGGGCATCGACACGACCGTCGAGACCTTCGAGCTGCGGGATGTCGCGACCGACATCATGAACCACATGCTCACGGGCTTTCCGAGCCCGAAGCTCGAGGCCGTCATCGAGGCCGTGACCGGCGCCGACGGGCTCATCGCCGTCACGCCGATCTTCACGACGAGCTACTCGGGGCTGTTCAAGTCGTTCTTCGATGTGATCGACAGCGCGGCGCTCGCCGAGCTGCCGGTCGTGATCGGCGCGACAGCAGGCACGCCGCGCCACTCGCTCGCACTCGACTACGCGCTGCGGCCGATGTTCACGTACCTGCACGCGATCGTCGCGCCGACCGGCGTGTTCGCCGCGACCGGTGACTGGGGCGAATCGGCCGACAGCGTGAAAACGCTGCCTGCCCGCATCGACCGGGCCTCCGGCGAGCTCGCCGCGCTCGTCGCCGCGAGCGACCGTTCAGCGAACGTCAGGGACCCCTTCGCCCTCGACCGGCCGTTCGGCCACCTCATCGGGGGCCTGACGGGGGAGTGACGCCTCGCTGAAGGGTCGGCGGCGATCTGGAGCGCCCTGCCGGCGCGCGGGGAGTCGGTCGTCGTCGCCGGTGCACCGACAGGGGATGTCGTCAGTGCCGTCCCACGTGGCGAAAAAAAGTGAACATACCTCATTTTGGGGATGTCGGTCGCGGAGCGAGGAGCGTACCGTCATGGGCAGGACGTGGTCACGTGCGACATCGTCCACGCGGACCGATCGGGGGGCGACCCGTGTGAAGGCCGGTGTCTGCGCAGTCCGACCGCGCACACCCACCCGGAGGGAAGCAGATCATGACCATTCGCCGAACACTCGCCGTGCTCGCAACAACGGCGGCACTCGTACTCGTCGGTGCCGGAGCGGCATCGGCCGCAGGCAGTCCGCATTTCATCAAGAACGCCACGGGCGCCTCACTCTCGGGGACCTCGTTGGTCGTCCACTTCAAGGAAGCGGGCCTCCCGTCCGGCGCCACGGAGACCATCACGGCCACCGCGCAGCTCGACGCGACCTATTCGTGCGTCAACAACGGAGGCCACGTGCCTTCGGACCCGAAGAAGACGACGATCAGCTCCGAGGTCTCCGAGAGCGGAGAGTTCACCGCTGGCAAGAACGGGAACGTCACGGGGTCGCTCACGCTCAGCGCGCCGGCGGCAGCCGAGGTGCTCTCATGCCCGGGCGGACAGACGTCGACCCTCGTCTCGGGAATGTGGTCGAACGTCTCGGTCTCCGATGAGGACAGCGGGGCCTTCCTCGCGATCGCCGGTACGTTCACCTTCTAGCGGTGCGTTCACCTTCTCGATCGAACGACGAGAAGCGGGAAGGCTCGCCCTTCCCGCTTCTTGTCGCGTACGGACTGCGCCGTCCCGGAGACGGTTGTTCGCACCGCCGGGGAGGATCCGCCATGGGTGCGAACTGCCTCACCCGGAGTGCGCTCGGCGGCGGGCCACGATGAGTGCTGCCCCGCCGAGGAGCACCATGAGGATCGCCCCGGCGATCGGCCGACCCGGTTCGACTCCCGTGGAGGCCAACGAGGTGTCAGGCGCCGGGGGTGCGGGCGTCGCGGCCGGCGGCGTCGGCGGTGTCGACGGTGTCGGCGGCGTGAGGAGGACCGGATTGTCGAGGGTCACGGCGACGGTCGAGCGGTCGCCGATCACGAGGGTCGCTGTACTCGCATCCGTCATGACGCCGTCGCCCGAGAACCGAGGCGTCCCGTAGTCCGCTCCGCTGATCGCCTCGGGAGCCGCCTCGCTCAGGGTCACGACGGTGCCGGTCGGCAGCCCGCCGACCCCGAGCGGCGTGCCGGGCGAGAGGGCGAGTGAACCGGTGACGGGTGCGCCGTCTCGCAGGTACGAGTACGTCACCGTGTAGACGGTGTCGTCGGGCACCGAGGACGCTCCGTCGCCCGAGAGCGTCTTGGTCACGGTGAATCCGCCGACATTGCCGGTGCCGCCGCCCTCGCCGCCTGCCGTGACGAACTCGACCGGCCAGGTGGTGAACGCCTCGCCGGAGGCCGTGACGGTGTTGCCGAAGAGATCCCCGTCGCGCGCATCCGCGGGCAGCGTCGTGCGGTACTGCAGCGTGTACACGCGATCCTCCGAGGCCACGGGCTCGTTGAACGTGAACTCGAAGGAGTGTGTGCCGGGGGAGTCGACGAGCGTGTAGGTCTCGGGGCCGGTGCCGGCGACGACCTCGTGGTACTCCCACGAGGCCCACTTCGATGCGGGAACCCACCCTGCGGTGAGGCTCGAGGGGTCGAAGCCCATGCGGGCGTCGTAGACGTCCTCGAGCACGACGGGGGAGCCGCCTGCGAGCACGTCCGACGGGACGACGACCTGCCACGTGATCGAGGTGCCGTCGTCGTTCAGCCAGCCCCACTTCTGCGGCGAGGTCGGCGCGGTGCCGGGTTCGCCGCCCTCGACGATCCCTCCGCCAGGGATCGGGACCCGGATCTCGATGCCGTTGCCGGTGGTGAAGACGTACGAGTCGTCGTCGGTCGCCGCCGTGGACTGGGCGTAGAAGTGCAGCGTGCCGCGCACGTCGTGGTGCGTCTCGACGTAGTCGCCGAGGGTGCACAGGATGCTCGACTCGGTGACGGCGCAGTCGCCGACCGTCGCGCCGGAGGCATCGCGGAGCACGAACGTGGCCGAGTGGGCCCGCACGGGGCTCGGGAAGTCGAGCCGGAACGTGTCGCCCTCGACGGCGCCCGCCGGTGCAGCCCACGTGGCATCCACGGCGTAGCGCTGCCCGACGCCGATCGGGCCGCTCGGGGCGTCGGCGTTGATCGTGACGCTCGTGATGGCGTCGAGCTCGCTCGCGTTCGCTGCGGCCGGCGCGGCGAAGACCATCGCCAACGAGGCGAGTGACGCTGCCAGCGACGCCGCGATCGTGCGGAATCCTCGAGGACGTCGGGTGGAGGTGTGCGCATTCGGGTGCACGGCGGATCAGCTCCTTCGGGTGGAAAGCGGAGGAGCCGTGGGTGCAGCCCTCCACCCGAAGAGACGGCCGGGGTCGTGTTCGATGACGCCGGTCCGGCGATGCTCATGGGTTTCTCAGGTTCGGCAGCTCGCCGACCGACGGGGCGACCGTTCCGGCGCGCCGAACTCCGCACGGGCGTTCACGCCGCGCGGCAGGTGGGTGCCGAAGACCGCGCGTCAGTCGTCGAGCACGAAGGTCACCTCGAGCGTGACCGACCACGACGTGACGGCGCCGTCGGTGACGTCGACCTTCTGCTCCTTGACCCACGCACCGGTGACGTTGCGCAGGGTCTCCGACGCCCGGGCGACTCCGGCGGCGACCGCGTCGTCGAAGCCGGTCTCCGAACGAACGGTGATGGTGGTGACACGTGCGACGGAAGTCATTGCATTCCCCCTCGAATGATGTGCGTGCGTACGGACTCATCTTGCGCCTCCGCCGTGCGGAAAGCGAGGGGCTTGCGGAGCCGCCGAACCTCCGCCCCATCGACGTGGCGGCGAACGGCAGTCGACCAGACGATGAATCCTCGGTTCCCGGGGGCGAGTCCGTCCGTTCGCCGCCCGAGCAGCCCTCACGCTGGAGTCGTGAAGGTCGTCCTCCTCGCAGAATCGTTCCTCCCGCATATGAACGGCGTGACGCACTCGCTCCTTCAGGCGCTGCGTCACCTCGAGCGCCGGGGGCATGAGGCCCTCGTGATCGCCCCGCGCTCGGGGCCGATCGACCACACCCTCTACGGCGCCCGGGCCGTGCTGCTGCCGTCGGTGCCGCTCCCGAGCTATCCCGATGTGCGCGTCACCCTCGCGGGCGCGCATCGTCTCGCCGGGGTGATGCAAGCACACGGCGCCGACGTCGTGCATCTCGCCTCGCCGTTCGTGCTCGGCTGGCGCGGCGTGCTGGCCGCCGAGTCGCTCGGCATCCCGAGCGTCGCGGTCTACCAGACCGACATCCCGTCGTATGCGGAGCGCTACGGCGTCCCGGGAGCGGCGCCGGCACTCACCCGTCACCTCGGGCGCCTGCACCGGCGCGCCACGCTGACGCTCGCACCCTCGTCGTCAGCGGTCGAGCGGCTCGAGTCGCTCGGCGTCGACCGGCTCCGGCTCTGGCGGCGCGGCGTGGACACCGATCGGTTCTCGCCCGGCCGGCGCGATGACGCCTGGCGCCGTGAGATGGCGCCGAACGGCGATGTGCTCGTCGGCTACGTCGGGCGCCTCGCCCCCGAGAAGCAGGTCGAGGACCTCCGTGCGATCGCGACGCTGCCGGGCGTGCGGCTCGTCGTCATCGGCGAGGGGCCGTCGAGGCCGCAGCTCGAACGGATGCTGCCCGAGGCCCGCTTCACCGGGTTCCTCGGCGGCGACGAACTCGCGAGGGCGATGGCGAGTCTCGACGTCTTCGTGCACCCCGGCGAGAGCGAGACGTTCTGCCAGACCGCGCAGGAGGCGATGGCGAGCGGCGTGCCGGTCGTGGCCACCGGGCGCGGCGGTCCGGTCGACCTCGTGCAGAACAGCGCGAACGGATGGCTCTACCGTCCGGGCGACCTCGCCGAGCTCCGCGATCGCGTGCGCGACCTCACGGGTGACGACGCGAAGCGCCGGGCGTTCGGCGAACGCGCACTCGCCTCCGTCTCCGGCCGCGGGTGGGACCGGCTCGGCGACGAGCTCATCGGCCACTACGAGTCGGCGATGGGGCGGGCGGAGGCCACGGCGACGGATGCCGCGCCGCCGCCGCCGGTCGTTCGAGCCACGGGCCCCGCGGCATCCGCACCGCCCGCCGCCGCGACACGCGGCTGGAGCCGGTACGTCGCCGTCGGGGACTCGCTGACCGAGGGGCTCTGCGACACCTCGCGCGTTCCCGCGGGGGAGTACCGCGGCTGGGCCGACCGGCTCGCGATGCTCCTCGCCGTCACGGGCTCGGCGAACGAACCCGTCGCCTACGCGAACCTCGCCGTGCGCAGTCGCAAGGTGCGCGACGCCGTCGACGTGCAACTGCCGCAGGCCGCCGAGCTCGGCGCCGACCTCGTCTCGGTACTCATCGGGGCCAACGACCTCGTGGGCCGGCGAGCCGATCCCGAGGCGCTCGCCCGCGACCTCGGCGCTGCCGTCTCGCGGTTGCGTTCGACCGGGTGCGACGTGCTGCTCGTGACGCCGTTCCTGCCGCGCCGGCCGGTGACCCGGTTCTACGCGCGCCGCTTCCGGGCCTACAACGCCCGGCTGCGCGAACTCGCCGGGGCCACGGGGTCGATGCTCCTCGACGTCGACGCCCACCCCGAGCTCGTCGACGACGATCGATGGGCGGAGGACCGCGTGCACCTGAACGCCGCCGGGCACCGCGGCATCGCGTACGCCGCGGCGCGCGTGCTCGGTGTGCGGGATGCGAACGTGCTCGGCGAACTCGAGCGCGCCGTGCACGATCAGGAGGAGCTCGCCCGCACCGCGGTCGGCGACGCCGAATGGCTCCTCCGGCACGCGGTGCCGTGGGTGCGGCGCCGGCTCGCCGGTCGTGCGGCAGGCGATGGCCGGGTGCCGAAGCGCGGGCGAATGCTGCCCGTCATCGTGCCCGCGACGGATCGAACCTCACGGAAGCCGCCGGTTGCGACGGCTCAGCGGGTCGTGCCGGGGGAGTGACGCCGGATCAACCGCTCTTGCGGCGGAACTCGCGCTTGTGGTCGGCCGGACCCTGCGTGTGCTGTGCCGCGCCGCCGCCGTCGAGGTGGGCTTCGCCCGAGCGCTTCTTCGCCGCGTTGTTCTTGCGATCGAGGGCTTCGCGGAACTTGCGCTTCGCCTCGTCGGACGGGCCCTGGTTGGTCTGCTCGTCGGAACTCATGCGTTCGAGTCTGGCACGGATGCCTCGTGCTCGCGCACGCCGGGGCGGCGTCGAGCGGGCTCGCGCCACGCGACATCCGCTGTTCACCGGCCGAAAACGGACCCTCTGCTAGCATTGGGGGAGGTTGCCCGTGCTTTTCGCGCGGGCGATCGGTTGGAGCAGGCCGGCAGGAAGCTGGTCCCCTGTGGTGGATTACCAAATCGAGGGTTTGGTGGACTTCTACTGGTGGCCAGCGTGAACGCGTCGACCGACGCGATTCGTATTGCCTGTTCCTGCTCCTCTGGATGAGTCGCGCCCACACGGGGTGCGACGGTAAACAAAGGAGACGACCTCTTGGAAGGTCCTGAAATCACGTTCGCCGAAGCCGTCATCGACAATGGCAAGTTCGGCACCCGTACCATCCGCTTCGAGACCGGACGACTCGCGCAGCAGGCGCAGGGTTCCGCTGCGGCCTACATCGACGAAGAGACCATGCTGCTCTCGGCGACCTCGGTCTCCAAGCAGCCGAAGGAGCACTTCGACTTCTTCCCGCTCACGATCGACGTCGAAGAGCGCATGTACGCAGCGGGCCGCATCCCGGGCTCGTTCTTCCGCCGCGAGGGCCGCCCCTCGACCGAGGCGATCCTCACCTGCCGTCTGATCGACCGCCCCCTGCGCCCCTCGTTCGTCGAGGGCCTCCGCAACGAGGTGCAGGTCGTCGTCACCGTGCTCGCGATCGAGCCCGACGAGTTCTACGACGTGCTCGCCATCAACGCCGCGTCGCTCTCGACGCAGCTCTCCGGCCTCCCGTTCTCGGGCCCGGTCGGCGGCGTCCGCGTCGCCCTCATCGACGGCCAGTGGGTCGCGTTCCCGAAGTACTCGCAGATCGAGGAGGCCGTGTTCAGCATGGTCGTCGCCGGTCGCGTGATCACCGAGGCCGACGGCTCGCAGGACGTCGCGATCATGATGATCGAGGCCGAGGCGACCGACAACGCGTGGAACCTCATCCAGGCCGGCGGGGTCAAGCCCGACGAGGCCGTCATCGCGCAGGGCATCGAGGCCTCGAAGCCCTTCATCAAGCAGCTCGTCGAGGCGCAGCAGTCGGTCGCGAAGACCGCCGCGAAGCCGACCGCCGACTACCCGACGTTCCCGCCGTACCAGGCCGAGGTCAAGGCAGCGGTGGAAGCGTTCGCGAGCGCCGAACTCAAGGACGTCTACAAGATCGCCGGCAAGGTCGAGCGCCAGGACGCCGACGACGCGCTCAAGTCGCGCGTCAAGGAACACGTCGCGGCCAAGGTCGAAGCGGGCGAACTGCCCGATTCGGCCAACGCCGAGGTCTCCGCGGCCTACAAGTCGGTCACGAAGCACGTCATGCGCACGCGCGTCCTCGAAGAGGGTGTGCGCATCGACGGCCGCGGGCTCGCCGACATCCGCCCGCTCGACG
The sequence above is a segment of the Agromyces hippuratus genome. Coding sequences within it:
- a CDS encoding DUF5979 domain-containing protein; this encodes MVFAAPAAANASELDAITSVTINADAPSGPIGVGQRYAVDATWAAPAGAVEGDTFRLDFPSPVRAHSATFVLRDASGATVGDCAVTESSILCTLGDYVETHHDVRGTLHFYAQSTAATDDDSYVFTTGNGIEIRVPIPGGGIVEGGEPGTAPTSPQKWGWLNDDGTSITWQVVVPSDVLAGGSPVVLEDVYDARMGFDPSSLTAGWVPASKWASWEYHEVVAGTGPETYTLVDSPGTHSFEFTFNEPVASEDRVYTLQYRTTLPADARDGDLFGNTVTASGEAFTTWPVEFVTAGGEGGGTGNVGGFTVTKTLSGDGASSVPDDTVYTVTYSYLRDGAPVTGSLALSPGTPLGVGGLPTGTVVTLSEAAPEAISGADYGTPRFSGDGVMTDASTATLVIGDRSTVAVTLDNPVLLTPPTPSTPPTPPAATPAPPAPDTSLASTGVEPGRPIAGAILMVLLGGAALIVARRRAHSG
- a CDS encoding DUF5302 domain-containing protein, producing the protein MSSDEQTNQGPSDEAKRKFREALDRKNNAAKKRSGEAHLDGGGAAQHTQGPADHKREFRRKSG
- a CDS encoding FMN reductase codes for the protein MTTRTLAVVSAGLSQPSSTRMLADKLSDATVAKLAEQGIDTTVETFELRDVATDIMNHMLTGFPSPKLEAVIEAVTGADGLIAVTPIFTTSYSGLFKSFFDVIDSAALAELPVVIGATAGTPRHSLALDYALRPMFTYLHAIVAPTGVFAATGDWGESADSVKTLPARIDRASGELAALVAASDRSANVRDPFALDRPFGHLIGGLTGE
- a CDS encoding dodecin family protein; the encoded protein is MTSVARVTTITVRSETGFDDAVAAGVARASETLRNVTGAWVKEQKVDVTDGAVTSWSVTLEVTFVLDD
- a CDS encoding LLM class flavin-dependent oxidoreductase, with product MQFGIFTVSDITQDPTTGRTPSEHERITDVLTIAQHAEEVGLDVFALGEHHNPPFFSSSPTTTLAYIAAKTSRIQLTTSTTLITTNDPVKIAEDFAMLQHVADGRVDLMLGRGNTGPVYPWFGKDIRQGINLALENYNLLHRLWREDFVDWEGQFRTPLQGFQSTPRPLDDVPPFVWHGSIRSPEIAEQAAYYGDGFFANHIFWPASHTQRMVALYRQRFEHYEHGAAEQAIVGLGGQVFMRKNSQDAVREFRPYFDNAPVYGHGPSLEEFTSQTPLTVGSPQEVIDKTLGFRDYVGDYQRQLFLMDHAGLPLKTVLEQLDLLGSEVVPVLRREFGENRPATVPDAPTHDSLVAARNAAKAAGDTGAAPKGAAFGAAAVKGA
- a CDS encoding GDSL-type esterase/lipase family protein; amino-acid sequence: MKVVLLAESFLPHMNGVTHSLLQALRHLERRGHEALVIAPRSGPIDHTLYGARAVLLPSVPLPSYPDVRVTLAGAHRLAGVMQAHGADVVHLASPFVLGWRGVLAAESLGIPSVAVYQTDIPSYAERYGVPGAAPALTRHLGRLHRRATLTLAPSSSAVERLESLGVDRLRLWRRGVDTDRFSPGRRDDAWRREMAPNGDVLVGYVGRLAPEKQVEDLRAIATLPGVRLVVIGEGPSRPQLERMLPEARFTGFLGGDELARAMASLDVFVHPGESETFCQTAQEAMASGVPVVATGRGGPVDLVQNSANGWLYRPGDLAELRDRVRDLTGDDAKRRAFGERALASVSGRGWDRLGDELIGHYESAMGRAEATATDAAPPPPVVRATGPAASAPPAAATRGWSRYVAVGDSLTEGLCDTSRVPAGEYRGWADRLAMLLAVTGSANEPVAYANLAVRSRKVRDAVDVQLPQAAELGADLVSVLIGANDLVGRRADPEALARDLGAAVSRLRSTGCDVLLVTPFLPRRPVTRFYARRFRAYNARLRELAGATGSMLLDVDAHPELVDDDRWAEDRVHLNAAGHRGIAYAAARVLGVRDANVLGELERAVHDQEELARTAVGDAEWLLRHAVPWVRRRLAGRAAGDGRVPKRGRMLPVIVPATDRTSRKPPVATAQRVVPGE